A region from the Arachis ipaensis cultivar K30076 chromosome B01, Araip1.1, whole genome shotgun sequence genome encodes:
- the LOC107647288 gene encoding uncharacterized protein LOC107647288 produces MLSQQHGGGRAEYFIYIRQRPVSFSLRRRVFFECVASVMEGTANVIVYCNGEIIRNTHEGVRFLCQNSFLFVVPCTMSFMELQNGLCQSMENSILRRVSSILYRNSVIVFGGLIQFDIMPITDEESMQNMFQIHRQTQMRQPQIELYVEFEDVEADEIQNDLDIEDDRAAVYEGMNSNSEEDFEATYEAGDEDEDGDVGVEAEVENVVVHPAVSQPMNVPPFMRNLDLDAMNAPEFPEYANIGVADLEDGEFRIGMEYSSRKSVVTAIRSYTISRGVGYNVYESEPLTFYAKYKTYGRGCDWLIRANSDTVVEAIMPLVESDPSIKVKSIIAEVQSRFNYTISYQKAWLAKQKSIAKVFGGWEDSYQALLWWLSVMTQKMPGSIVQIETRPLYNGTEEADGVKILHHKGTLLVAIAQDGNQNIVHIAFALVEGETADAWHFFLRNLQRHVVRKDGIGMISDRHESIRAAVNFFGGDWQPPRAWWIFCIRHIGSNFLRAFKVQHLQKLVVNIGYSRTVEEYNINYKRLEERGEAWHMPGGAMPLDLDTGYWHLMRVIDGAI; encoded by the exons ATGCTGAGTCAGCAACACGGGGGTGGGCGTGCTGAGTACTTCATCTATATAAGGCAACGTCCGGTATCATTTTCATTACGAAGAAGAGTGTTCTTTGAGTGTGTTGCTAGTGTAATGGAGGGTACCGCAAACGTGATAGTGTATTGCAATGGTGAGATTATACGAAATACTCATGAGGGAGTGAGGTTTCTGTGTCAGAATTCGTTTTTGTTTGTGGTTCCATGCACCATGTCGTTTATGGAGCTTCAAAACGGTCTATGTCAAAGCATGGAGAACAGTATATTGAGAAGAGTGAGCAGTATATTGTATCGAAATTCGGTTATAGTTTTTGGTGGTCTAATACAGTTTGATATCATGCCGATCACTGATGAGGAGAGTATGCAAAATATGTTCCAGATTCATCGGCAAACTCAAATGCGACAGCCACAGATTGaactgtatgttgagtttgaagacGTAGAGGCAGATGAGATTCAAAATGATTTAGATATAGAGGATGATAGAGCTGCAGTGTACGAAGGAATGAACAGTAACAGCGAAGAGGACTTCGAAGCCACTTATGAAGCTGGCGATGAAGACGAGGATGGTGATGTGGGAGTCGAAGCAGAAGTGGAGAATGTGGTGGTTCACCCCGCAGTCAGTCAACCGATGAACGTCCCACCTTTTATGCGTAATTTGGATCTTGACGCGATGAATGCACCGGAATTTCCAGAATATGCAAATATAG GTGTTGCTGATCTTGAGGACGGAGAGTTCAGGATAGGAATGGAGTATAGTTCTAGAAAGTCTGTCGTCACAGCAATCAGAAgttacactatctctagaggagtcGGCTACAATGTTTACGAGTCCGAACCATTGACGTTCTATGCAAAATACAAGACGTATGGGCGTGGGTGCGACTGGCTTATCCGAGCCA ACTCGGACACGGTTGTGGAGGCTATAATGCCATTGGTTGAGAGTGACCCGTCCATCAAAGTCAAATCTATAATTGCAGAAGTCCAGTCAAGGTTTAACTACACCATCAGTTACCaaaaggcttggttggcaaagcagaagtccATAGCCAAAGTTTTCGGTGGTTGGGAGGATTCTTATCAAGCTTTGCTATGGTGGCTCTCGGTCATGACTCAGAAGATGCCTGGCTCAATAGTCCAAATAGAAACACGACCACTGTACAACGGGACTGAGGAGGCGGATGGTGTCAAAATACTTCACCAC AAAGGTACACTTCTAGTTGCTATTGCACAAGATGGGAACCAGAACATTGTGCATATCGCCTTTGCCCTGGTGGAGGGCGAGACAGCTGATGCGTGGCACTTCTTTCTAAGGAATCTACAAAGGCATGTTGTTAGAAAAGACGGTATTGGTATGATCTCAGATCGACATGAGTCAATCCGGGCAGCAGTAAATTTTTTCGGTGGTGATTGGCAACCTCCGAGAGCATGGTGGATATTTTGTATAAGGCACATCGGTAGCAACTTCTTAAGGGCATTCAAAGTACAGCACTTGCAAAAACTTGTTGTCAACATAGGGTATTCAAGGACAGTGGAGGAGTACAACATCAATTACAAGAGGTTGGAAGAGCGAGGCGAGGCATGGCATATGCCCGGTGGTGCGATGCCATTGGACTTAGACACTGGGTATTGGCATTTGATGAGGGTCATCGATGGGGCCATATAA